The DNA segment GCAGTTCGAACGGCGTCATCGGCAGGCCGAACGGCGCGATCGACTTGTCGACGACCTCGAAGGGCGTACCGGTGTCGACCGCGTGCATCGCCTCGCCGAGGAGCTTGGCGAGGATGCGGTTGACGACGAATCCGGGGGTGTCAGTGGTGATGACGGCGTTCTTGTACAGCTTCGCCGCTGTGACCATCGCCGTGCTGAGAGTCGCGTCGTCGGTCGACGGAGCCCTGACGACCTCGACGAGCGGCATGACCGCGACGGGGTTGAAGAAGTGGAAGCCGACGAGGCGTTCCGGGTGGGCGAGCTTCGCGCCGATCTGCTCGACCGACAGCGACGACGTGTTCGTGGCCAGCACCGCGGTGTCGGACACGTGCTTCTCGATCTCCGCGAAGACGTCCTGCTTGACGCCGAGCTCCTCGAAGACCGCCTCAATGATCCAGTCGGCGTCGGCGAAGTCGGCCTTGTCGGTGGTGCCGGTCACGAGTGCCTTCAGCCGGTTCGACTCGTCACCGTTGATCTTTCCCTTTTTCTCGAGCGTGTCGATCTCGCCGCGGATGTAGTCCACCCCCTTGTCCACCCGGGCCTGGTCGAGGTCGGTGATCACGACGGGCACCTTGAGCCGGCGCACGAACAGCAGTGCGAACTGGCTGGCCATCAGGCCGGCGCCGACGACGCCGACCTTGGTGACCGGCTTCGCGAGCGCCTTGTCAGGCGCACCCGCTGGCCGCTTCGCGCGCTTCTGCACGAGGTTGAAGGCGTAGATGCTCGCCCGGAACTGGTCACCGGAGATCAGCTCGGACAGCGCCTCGTCCTCTGCTGCGAAGCCGGTGGCCCTATCGGTGTTCTTGGCGGCCTTGATGAGATCGAGCGCCTTGTACGGCGACTGGGCGACCGTTCCGATGCGGCTCTCCAGCATCTTGCGCGCGATCCCGACAGCCGCATCCCACTTCACGGCGCGTTCGAGCTTGCCGGGCACGTTCGGGCGCTTCACGACGACCGAGCCCGAGATCACTCCATCTGCGAACTTCAGCGAGTCCTCGAGGAAGTTCGCCGAGTCGAAGATCGCATCGGCGATTCCGAGTTCGAACGCCTCCTGGCCCTTCAGGGTGCGATTGTTC comes from the Marisediminicola antarctica genome and includes:
- a CDS encoding 3-hydroxyacyl-CoA dehydrogenase NAD-binding domain-containing protein; the encoded protein is MTIATAYGDLTALSGDEVVTHSYVRDVRLPSGATIALITLDNDRDHTRPNTLGPVTLMELGSVLDAQRDRGANGEIAGVAITGKPFILAAGADLSKVSEIPSTAVAKQLAQLGHEVLGKLDDLGVPTFVFINGLALGGGLEVALNANYRTIDRGVPAVALPEVFLGIIPGWGGAWILPNLIGIENALKVIIENPLKNNRTLKGQEAFELGIADAIFDSANFLEDSLKFADGVISGSVVVKRPNVPGKLERAVKWDAAVGIARKMLESRIGTVAQSPYKALDLIKAAKNTDRATGFAAEDEALSELISGDQFRASIYAFNLVQKRAKRPAGAPDKALAKPVTKVGVVGAGLMASQFALLFVRRLKVPVVITDLDQARVDKGVDYIRGEIDTLEKKGKINGDESNRLKALVTGTTDKADFADADWIIEAVFEELGVKQDVFAEIEKHVSDTAVLATNTSSLSVEQIGAKLAHPERLVGFHFFNPVAVMPLVEVVRAPSTDDATLSTAMVTAAKLYKNAVITTDTPGFVVNRILAKLLGEAMHAVDTGTPFEVVDKSIAPFGLPMTPFELLELVGLKVGAHVLDTHHAAFPDRFFESKNLHDLAEHGQIFERDAKGKVKGFDKKAVSIVKGGKSPMTGEEILRRVEDGLADEIHRMLEDGVVEAPEDIDLCLILGAGWPFQMGGATPYLDRVGASERVFGGTFHTPSIRGME